The following coding sequences lie in one Xiphias gladius isolate SHS-SW01 ecotype Sanya breed wild chromosome 24, ASM1685928v1, whole genome shotgun sequence genomic window:
- the topaz1 gene encoding protein TOPAZ1 isoform X3, with translation MFPSSSKVKLNRVALKDVVGLKLVPRRRRVLPNNVTVASKQQEEKQEDSQVMSGKDTASVPNSNETVQSSLTDQMGPDSVTHTARNITEGEPEDNCVDIDRNTHPSPIGLAGSEGSLRRAFTASRCGLCGDCKYISPQQKTLGKRTNKRECKTSMWDRDVKEDPGLGVEIYRDKRIKLEDSVKDGNLLSTPDLESIICNDTAKTCFIDNEKTCSEMSNDSQSCLELKFGGCSTYRSPVKENCVHKKPCGQMGKPRKTDAAQMSSELFCQRNEVDTDELESFTCQRVRVYCRKINFTCARTYMSWPFSNIDRTLTAHAGTIAGPAELIHPSARNNSDSPKNQNQSGPLSSRTDYMLPNAPTDPSSDTTHQVCHQNEEKQEEDGEHIIAKRNGKRHANMSSYSSNSKNMEFAPNLTEAEETLASLVSDKATLSTLSQQGRELGTDTVSASSTPVNGQETDSSMSTPSPLALGLSDWETATTLSPMSSLFTHGGLNSLSATPSSLPPSSLLLEKVKGLELAEAHSASTSSTSSSPKHNIQAVEKPFFYCEETQMTLCCSSPRPSSVPSHNSDFFHSCESSLLLPQDEQGSDKGTLSDMSPPQLEPYYNTNLCNRNLPVALEQCVVTNSNDFTLPPLLSPVTSPQGHLFSSFLPQSQCCSDEEEEEEEIQKDPSKQNMLSGHHMPQIGNGNRQNCEEYLVHHQHEGHSNQELEGVSSIRKTPTSHIIVGNVKDGIKEESHDKTDYKDDVEQCNRSSEQFPSAPKIRANLTSGALTERCSSPGYDQGQPCSSRDEGSTPSEIAGSERDKTEAEAAGDAQPCILNEFTAYEQDILLVDVIQDDPELFENLPEESLLKLGPTRVSEALKTRLTGAVKTLSPRIDAASLEFEQRSTPVVVNFPCDSHNITEENNSRPWRPQCSSTTSSKMQNNTWPATDKQTRNMGQSDDDDNRVNGGLERNQPIQTVNSPHNIPPLMTVRNGPWITTPVNMTDFRRQKSNAYCRQYFSESLSCGFKMCRFQHVPVEGDEKFCVETVARFIKNPMCLQKAGAVFTGYYQNNPPGVYFSMPVLLSLLQALLKAGMVSDVLSVLSVSLAHKIVPGHEFLLALFNFVREKGLMGSVPELMQLTFKMASAGLVLSLDCLDCVRNTPEFQQTVHPNSPVLMSGNHKLSTSAPFPEYLNLAHSIVELELCTKQEDWRRMGQVFRSICQSSQHPNQVEQISGRIAIALLSESKDKLSLPYAAFAETVCQTEDEDTLIQSFLGRIGVSLMLRYHKTHQWTKGRRVVEVLSISKVSYSTLKGLFGNEDGASRCYLVTVATELFLLSGSVEGALNTLRENNWFLSSYSWPCEPADLDSRSRVLMRLAEKTSHRDTLEVLSNLPGMKEPNDLIDISRYGPLFNSHLQVCVDRQILPLASDSVDFMLSKNLAVDHAMLQILLHKLGKQNLWLRAREVFRHSLSVGYYPGVSAPPGFMALIVPCQLGEVELALAFEMFITVNATVMLQLSETTTSCLSITLKRTERGESEYLSAGSRLLSAACIPQPKLIVHYKAVNSAQEQVFTLDISSARRWLRHNHLWANEVWTH, from the exons ATGTTCCCGTCTTCTAGCAAGGTCAAACTCAACCGAGTCGCGTTAAAAGACGTTGTTGGTTTGAAACTGGTGCCGCGGCGGAGACGAGTCCTGCCGAATAATGTTACAGTTGCCTCCaaacagcaggaggaaaaacaagaagatTCTCAAGTAATGTCAGGGAAAGACACCGCCTCCGTCCCTAACAGCAATGAGACCGTCCAGAGTTCTTTAACAGACCAAATGGGCCCCGACAGTGTGACACACACGGCCAGAAACATCACTGAAGGAGAGCCGGAGGACAATTGCGTAG ACATTGATAGGAATACACACCCAAGCCCCATTGGACTCGCTGGTTCAGAAGGGTCTTTGAGAAGAGCTTTCACAGCCTCTCGCTGCGGTCTCTGTGGGGACTGTAAATACATTTCCCCTCAGCAGAAGACACTGG GTAAACGTACAAACAAGAGGGAGTGCAAGACTAGCATGTGGGACAGAGATGTCAAGGAGGATCCTGGGCTGGGAGTGGAGATTTACAGAGATAAAAGAATAAAGCTTGAGGATAGCGTTAAAGATGGGAATTTGCTTTCCACCCCAGACTTAGAAAGCATTATTTGCAATGACACAGCAAAAACTTGCTTTATAGACAATGAGAAAACATGTTCTGAGATGTCTAATGACAGTCAGTCATGTCTAGAACTTAAATTTGGGGGCTGCAGCACTTATCGGTCACCtgtaaaagaaaactgtgtCCACAAGAAACCTTGTGGTCAGATGGGCAAACCCAGAAAAACTGATGCAGCACAAATGTCATCAGAACTATTCTGTCAGAGGAATGAGGTGGACACAGATGAACTAGAGTCATTCACCTGCCAGAGAGTGAGGGTGtattgcagaaaaataaattttacttgTGCACGGACATACATGTCTTGGCCCTTCTCTAACATCGACCGCACCCTTACAGCACATGCTGGCACTATAGCCGGTCCAGCGGAGCTTATTCATCCATCAGCTAGAAATAACAGTGACTCtccaaaaaatcaaaatcagtcaGGTCCACTGAGCAGCCGAACCGATTACATGCTTCCAAATGCACCAACAGACCCCTCTTCAGACACAACCCATCAGGTTTGCCATCAAAATGAAGAGAAGCAAGAAGAGGATGGGGAGCACATTATAGccaagagaaatgggaaaagaCATGCCAATATGTCTTCATACTCttcaaacagcaaaaacatggAGTTTGCACCTAACTTGACGGAGGCTGAAGAAACGCTAGCCAGTCTGGTCTCAGATAAGGCTACCCTTTCCACCCTAAGTCAGCAAGGAAGAGAGCTGGGCACTGACACAGTCTCAGCCTCATCTACACCAGTTAATGGTCAAGAAACTGACAGCTCCATGTCTACCCCTTCCCCCTTAGCACTGGGCTTGAGTGACTGGGAAACAGCCACTACTTTGTCTCCCATGTCATCTCTCTTCACACATGGTGGTCTGAATAGCCTCTCAGCCACACCGTCCTCTCTCCCACCTTCATCGCTTCTACTGGAGAAAGTCAAAGGGCTTGAGTTGGCTGAAGCTCATTCTGCAAGCACTTCATCAACATCCTCCTCACCCAAACATAATATCCAAGCTGTAGAAAAACCATTCTTCTACTGTGAAGAAACCCAAATGACTTTGTGTTGTTCGTCACCCAGACCTTCATCTGTTCCCTCACACAACTCCGACTTCTTTCATTCATGTgaatcctccctcctccttcctcaaGATGAGCAAGGGAGTGATAAAGGAACTCTCTCAGACATGAGCCCACCACAACTGGAGCCATATTATAATACAAACCTCTGTAACCGGAACCTTCCTGTTGCTTTGGAACAATGTGTAGTAACTAACTCAAATGATTTTACACTTCCACCACTGCTCTCTCCTGTCACTTCACCTCAAGGGCACTTGTTTTCAAGCTTCCTGCCCCAGAGCCAATGCTGTtcagatgaggaggaagaggaggaggagatacAGAAAGACCCCAGCAAGCAAAACATGTTATCTGGACATCACATGCCACAAATTGGTAATGGCAATCGTCAAAACTGCGAAGAGTATCTTGTCCACCACCAACATGAAGGACACAGTAATCAAGAACTGGAGGGAGTCTCATCAATACGGAAAACTCCAACTTCTCACATCATTGTTGGAAATGTGAAAGATGGTATCAAAGAGGAAAGCCACGATAAAACTGATTACAAAGATGATGTGGAACAGTGTAACAGAAGTTCTGAACAATTTCCCTCAGCTCCTAAAATAAGGGCAAACCTTACCTCAGGTGCTCTTACAGAACGCTGCTCTTCTCCCGGCTATGATCAGGGACAGCCATGTTCTTCTAGAGATGAAGGATCAACTCCATCTGAAATAGCGGGCAGTGAAAGGGATAAAACTGAAGCAGAAGCAGCTGGTGATGCTCAGCCCTGCATTTTGAATGAGTTCACAGCCTATGAACAAGACATCCTGCTTGTCGATGTGATCCAGGATGATCCAGAGCTGTTTGAAAACCTACCTGAGGAAAGCCTGCTGAAACTGGGCCCTACGAGGGTCAGTGAAGCCCTAAAAACCAGACTGACTGGAGCAGTGAAAACACTATCGCCAAGGATAGATGCTGCATCACTGGAGTTTGAACAAAG atcaACACCAGTTGTTGTAAATTTTCCCTGTGACAGTCATAATATAACAG AGGAGAATAATAGCAGACCCTGGAGACCTCAGTGTAGCAGCACCACCTCctccaaaatgcaaaacaacacGTGGCCTGCCACAGACAAGCAAACCAGAAACATG GGTCAGTCCGATGACGACGACAATCGTGTAAACGGAGGCCTGGAAAG GAATCAGCCCATCCAGACAGTGAACTCCCCACATAACATCCCCCCACTTATGACCGTAAGAAATG GGCCATGGATCACAACCCCAGTAAACATGACAGACTTTAGGCGCCAGAAATCTAATGCT TACTGCAGGCAGTACTTCAGTGAATCGCTCTCCTGTGGATTCAAGATGTGTCGATTCCAGCATGTGCCTGTGGAGGGGGATGAGAAG tTCTGCGTTGAAACTGTGGCCCGGTTCATTAAAAATCCAATGTGTCTCCAGAAAGCAG GAGCTGTGTTTACAGGCTACTACCAGAACAACCCACCAGGAGTATATTTCTCCATGCCAGTGCTTCTGTCACTCCTTCAGGCTCTGCTCAAGGCCGGCATGGTGTCTGATGTCCTTTCAGTCCTCAGTGTCAGCTTGGCCCACAAGATAGTG CCCGGCCATGAGTTCCTGCTGGCCCTCTTTAACTTTGTGAGAGAGAAGGGTCTCATGGGCTCTGTACCTGAACTCATGCAGCTCACATTCAAG ATGGCCAGTGCAGGTCTAGTGCTGAGTTTGGATTGCCTTGACTGTGTAAGAAACACCCCCGAGTTCCAGCAGACAGTCCATCCAAACTCACCTGTTTTGATGTCTGGCAACCACAA GCTATCCACCAGTGCTCCCTTTCCAGAGTACCTGAATTTGGCCCACTCCATTGTGGAATTAGAG cttTGTACCAAGCAAGAGGACTGGAGGCGGATGGGACAGGTTTTCAGGTCCATCTGCCAATCCAGCCAACATCCCAACCAGGTGGAACAAATCAGTGGTCGCATTGCCATAGCGCTCCTGTCTGAGAGCAAAGATAAGCTGTCCCTGCCCTATGCCGCCTTTGCTGAGACAg TGTGTCAGACTGAAGATGAGGACACCCTGATCCAGAGTTTTTTAGGCAGAATTGGAGTCTCTCTCATGTTAAGATAtcacaaaacacatcaatgGACCAAG GGTCGGAGGGTGGTGGAGGTGCTGTCCATTTCAAAAGTCAGCTACTCAACACTGAAGGGTTTGTTTGGGAATGAGGATGGAGCTTCACGCTGCTACCTGGTCACTGTGGCTACCGAGCTCTTCCTTCTGAGCGGCAGCGTGGAGGGAGCTCTAAACACACTCCGAG AAAACAATTGGTTCCTGAGTTCATACTCATGGCCATGTGAGCCTGCGGATCTGGACAGTAGGAGTCGAGTGCTAATGCGTCTGGCTGAGAAAACCTCTCACCGAGACACACTGGAAGTTCTGTCTAACCTCCCCGGAATGAAAGAGCCGAACG actTGATTGATATCTCCAGGTATGGTCCTCTGTTTAACTCCCATCTACAAGTGTGTGTGGACAGGCAGATCCTTCCTTTAGCCTCAGATTCAGTAGACTTCATGCTCTCTAAAAACCTGGCAGTTGACCACGCTATGCTGCAGATACTTTTACACAAACTGGGCAAGCAGAACCTCTGGCTCCGTGCACGGGAAGTCTTCAGAC ACTCTCTGAGTGTGGGGTACTACCCTGGTGTGTCGGCTCCCCCTGGATTCATGGCACTGATAGTCCCCTGCCAACTGGGGGAGGTGGAGCTGGCTCTCGCCTTTGAGATGTTCATCACCGTCAACGCAACAGTCATGCTCCAGCTTTCAGAGACCACCACTTCCTGCCTCAGCATCACTCTCAAAAg gACTGAACGTGGTGAGAGTGAGTACCTCTCAGCTGGTAGCCGCCTCCTCTCTGCAGCTTGTATCCCTCAGCCCAAACTAATTGTTCACTACAAAGCAGTTAACTCCGCACAGGAGCAAGTGTTCACACTTGACATTTCCTCTGCTCGACGCTGGCTCCGCCACAATCATTTGTGGGCCAATGAGGTATGGACGCATTGA
- the topaz1 gene encoding protein TOPAZ1 isoform X5: protein MFPSSSKVKLNRVALKDVVGLKLVPRRRRVLPNNVTVASKQQEEKQEDSQVMSGKDTASVPNSNETVQSSLTDQMGPDSVTHTARNITEGEPEDNCVDIDRNTHPSPIGLAGSEGSLRRAFTASRCGLCGDCKYISPQQKTLGHLFSSFLPQSQCCSDEEEEEEEIQKDPSKQNMLSGHHMPQIGNGNRQNCEEYLVHHQHEGHSNQELEGVSSIRKTPTSHIIVGNVKDGIKEESHDKTDYKDDVEQCNRSSEQFPSAPKIRANLTSGALTERCSSPGYDQGQPCSSRDEGSTPSEIAGSERDKTEAEAAGDAQPCILNEFTAYEQDILLVDVIQDDPELFENLPEESLLKLGPTRVSEALKTRLTGAVKTLSPRIDAASLEFEQRSTPVVVNFPCDSHNITEENNSRPWRPQCSSTTSSKMQNNTWPATDKQTRNMGQSDDDDNRVNGGLERNQPIQTVNSPHNIPPLMTVRNGPWITTPVNMTDFRRQKSNAYCRQYFSESLSCGFKMCRFQHVPVEGDEKFCVETVARFIKNPMCLQKAGAVFTGYYQNNPPGVYFSMPVLLSLLQALLKAGMVSDVLSVLSVSLAHKIVPGHEFLLALFNFVREKGLMGSVPELMQLTFKMASAGLVLSLDCLDCVRNTPEFQQTVHPNSPVLMSGNHKLSTSAPFPEYLNLAHSIVELELCTKQEDWRRMGQVFRSICQSSQHPNQVEQISGRIAIALLSESKDKLSLPYAAFAETVCQTEDEDTLIQSFLGRIGVSLMLRYHKTHQWTKGRRVVEVLSISKVSYSTLKGLFGNEDGASRCYLVTVATELFLLSGSVEGALNTLRENNWFLSSYSWPCEPADLDSRSRVLMRLAEKTSHRDTLEVLSNLPGMKEPNDLIDISRYGPLFNSHLQVCVDRQILPLASDSVDFMLSKNLAVDHAMLQILLHKLGKQNLWLRAREVFRHSLSVGYYPGVSAPPGFMALIVPCQLGEVELALAFEMFITVNATVMLQLSETTTSCLSITLKRTERGESEYLSAGSRLLSAACIPQPKLIVHYKAVNSAQEQVFTLDISSARRWLRHNHLWANEVWTH from the exons ATGTTCCCGTCTTCTAGCAAGGTCAAACTCAACCGAGTCGCGTTAAAAGACGTTGTTGGTTTGAAACTGGTGCCGCGGCGGAGACGAGTCCTGCCGAATAATGTTACAGTTGCCTCCaaacagcaggaggaaaaacaagaagatTCTCAAGTAATGTCAGGGAAAGACACCGCCTCCGTCCCTAACAGCAATGAGACCGTCCAGAGTTCTTTAACAGACCAAATGGGCCCCGACAGTGTGACACACACGGCCAGAAACATCACTGAAGGAGAGCCGGAGGACAATTGCGTAG ACATTGATAGGAATACACACCCAAGCCCCATTGGACTCGCTGGTTCAGAAGGGTCTTTGAGAAGAGCTTTCACAGCCTCTCGCTGCGGTCTCTGTGGGGACTGTAAATACATTTCCCCTCAGCAGAAGACACTGG GGCACTTGTTTTCAAGCTTCCTGCCCCAGAGCCAATGCTGTtcagatgaggaggaagaggaggaggagatacAGAAAGACCCCAGCAAGCAAAACATGTTATCTGGACATCACATGCCACAAATTGGTAATGGCAATCGTCAAAACTGCGAAGAGTATCTTGTCCACCACCAACATGAAGGACACAGTAATCAAGAACTGGAGGGAGTCTCATCAATACGGAAAACTCCAACTTCTCACATCATTGTTGGAAATGTGAAAGATGGTATCAAAGAGGAAAGCCACGATAAAACTGATTACAAAGATGATGTGGAACAGTGTAACAGAAGTTCTGAACAATTTCCCTCAGCTCCTAAAATAAGGGCAAACCTTACCTCAGGTGCTCTTACAGAACGCTGCTCTTCTCCCGGCTATGATCAGGGACAGCCATGTTCTTCTAGAGATGAAGGATCAACTCCATCTGAAATAGCGGGCAGTGAAAGGGATAAAACTGAAGCAGAAGCAGCTGGTGATGCTCAGCCCTGCATTTTGAATGAGTTCACAGCCTATGAACAAGACATCCTGCTTGTCGATGTGATCCAGGATGATCCAGAGCTGTTTGAAAACCTACCTGAGGAAAGCCTGCTGAAACTGGGCCCTACGAGGGTCAGTGAAGCCCTAAAAACCAGACTGACTGGAGCAGTGAAAACACTATCGCCAAGGATAGATGCTGCATCACTGGAGTTTGAACAAAG atcaACACCAGTTGTTGTAAATTTTCCCTGTGACAGTCATAATATAACAG AGGAGAATAATAGCAGACCCTGGAGACCTCAGTGTAGCAGCACCACCTCctccaaaatgcaaaacaacacGTGGCCTGCCACAGACAAGCAAACCAGAAACATG GGTCAGTCCGATGACGACGACAATCGTGTAAACGGAGGCCTGGAAAG GAATCAGCCCATCCAGACAGTGAACTCCCCACATAACATCCCCCCACTTATGACCGTAAGAAATG GGCCATGGATCACAACCCCAGTAAACATGACAGACTTTAGGCGCCAGAAATCTAATGCT TACTGCAGGCAGTACTTCAGTGAATCGCTCTCCTGTGGATTCAAGATGTGTCGATTCCAGCATGTGCCTGTGGAGGGGGATGAGAAG tTCTGCGTTGAAACTGTGGCCCGGTTCATTAAAAATCCAATGTGTCTCCAGAAAGCAG GAGCTGTGTTTACAGGCTACTACCAGAACAACCCACCAGGAGTATATTTCTCCATGCCAGTGCTTCTGTCACTCCTTCAGGCTCTGCTCAAGGCCGGCATGGTGTCTGATGTCCTTTCAGTCCTCAGTGTCAGCTTGGCCCACAAGATAGTG CCCGGCCATGAGTTCCTGCTGGCCCTCTTTAACTTTGTGAGAGAGAAGGGTCTCATGGGCTCTGTACCTGAACTCATGCAGCTCACATTCAAG ATGGCCAGTGCAGGTCTAGTGCTGAGTTTGGATTGCCTTGACTGTGTAAGAAACACCCCCGAGTTCCAGCAGACAGTCCATCCAAACTCACCTGTTTTGATGTCTGGCAACCACAA GCTATCCACCAGTGCTCCCTTTCCAGAGTACCTGAATTTGGCCCACTCCATTGTGGAATTAGAG cttTGTACCAAGCAAGAGGACTGGAGGCGGATGGGACAGGTTTTCAGGTCCATCTGCCAATCCAGCCAACATCCCAACCAGGTGGAACAAATCAGTGGTCGCATTGCCATAGCGCTCCTGTCTGAGAGCAAAGATAAGCTGTCCCTGCCCTATGCCGCCTTTGCTGAGACAg TGTGTCAGACTGAAGATGAGGACACCCTGATCCAGAGTTTTTTAGGCAGAATTGGAGTCTCTCTCATGTTAAGATAtcacaaaacacatcaatgGACCAAG GGTCGGAGGGTGGTGGAGGTGCTGTCCATTTCAAAAGTCAGCTACTCAACACTGAAGGGTTTGTTTGGGAATGAGGATGGAGCTTCACGCTGCTACCTGGTCACTGTGGCTACCGAGCTCTTCCTTCTGAGCGGCAGCGTGGAGGGAGCTCTAAACACACTCCGAG AAAACAATTGGTTCCTGAGTTCATACTCATGGCCATGTGAGCCTGCGGATCTGGACAGTAGGAGTCGAGTGCTAATGCGTCTGGCTGAGAAAACCTCTCACCGAGACACACTGGAAGTTCTGTCTAACCTCCCCGGAATGAAAGAGCCGAACG actTGATTGATATCTCCAGGTATGGTCCTCTGTTTAACTCCCATCTACAAGTGTGTGTGGACAGGCAGATCCTTCCTTTAGCCTCAGATTCAGTAGACTTCATGCTCTCTAAAAACCTGGCAGTTGACCACGCTATGCTGCAGATACTTTTACACAAACTGGGCAAGCAGAACCTCTGGCTCCGTGCACGGGAAGTCTTCAGAC ACTCTCTGAGTGTGGGGTACTACCCTGGTGTGTCGGCTCCCCCTGGATTCATGGCACTGATAGTCCCCTGCCAACTGGGGGAGGTGGAGCTGGCTCTCGCCTTTGAGATGTTCATCACCGTCAACGCAACAGTCATGCTCCAGCTTTCAGAGACCACCACTTCCTGCCTCAGCATCACTCTCAAAAg gACTGAACGTGGTGAGAGTGAGTACCTCTCAGCTGGTAGCCGCCTCCTCTCTGCAGCTTGTATCCCTCAGCCCAAACTAATTGTTCACTACAAAGCAGTTAACTCCGCACAGGAGCAAGTGTTCACACTTGACATTTCCTCTGCTCGACGCTGGCTCCGCCACAATCATTTGTGGGCCAATGAGGTATGGACGCATTGA